The genomic region CCCCGGCGGCGTCCGCGCAGCGCAGCACCGTCCCGGCGTTCCCCGGGTCGCGGACGTTCGCGAGGACCGCCACCAGCCTGGGGCGCGCGGCGAGGATCTCCTCGAACGGCGAGTCCAGGAAGCGGCAGACGCCGACGAGGCCCTGCGGGGTGACGGTCTGGGAGAGTTCGGCGAGCACCTCGTCGGCGGCGAGATGGATCCGTGCGCCGCCGGACCGGGCCGCCTCGACGATGGACTCGTACCGTTCGGCGGCCTCGACGGTGGTGAACAGCTCGGTCAGGGTCGGCTCGCCGCCCACCCGGTGCCGGACCGCCTCACGCACGGCCTGCGGCCCCTCGGCGATGAACCGGCGTTCCTTGGTACGGAAGTTGCGCCGGGCGAGCCGCTTGGCGGCGGCGACGCGCGGGGAACGCGGGGAGATCAGCTCGGCGGGGGTGCCCATGGTCGGCGTTTCACCTTACGTACGTACGGAACTGCGGAGCGTCCGGACGGCGGTGCGTCCGGAGTGTGGAACACAGCGGACCCGCAGGCGGTGTCCGCCTGCGGGTCCTCCGTTGAAGAGCTTGCCTGGATCAGGCAGCGGTCTTCGGCGCGTTGACGTCGCTCGGGAGCGCCTTCTGCGCGACCTCGACCAGCGCGGCGAACGCGTTGGTGTCGTTGACGGCCAGCTCGGCGAGGATCTTGCGGTCCACCTCGATGTTGGCGGCCTTCAGACCCTGGATGAGGCGGTTGTACGTCATGCCGTTCTGGCGGGCAGCGGCGTTGATGCGCTGGATCCACAGCTGACGGAAGTCGCCCTTGCGCTTCTTGCGGTCGTTGTAGTTGTAGACCAGGGAGTGGGTGACCTGCTCCTTGGCCTTGCGGTACAGGCGCGAACGCTGACCGCGGT from Streptomyces sp. NBC_01267 harbors:
- a CDS encoding TrmH family RNA methyltransferase, which produces MGTPAELISPRSPRVAAAKRLARRNFRTKERRFIAEGPQAVREAVRHRVGGEPTLTELFTTVEAAERYESIVEAARSGGARIHLAADEVLAELSQTVTPQGLVGVCRFLDSPFEEILAARPRLVAVLANVRDPGNAGTVLRCADAAGADAVVLTDASVDLYNPKSVRASVGSHFHLPVAVGVPVEQAVAGLKAAGVRILAADGAGDDDLDAELDAGTMGGPSAWVFGNEAWGLPEETRALADAVVRVPIHGRAESLNLATAAAVCLYASARAQRAAGGCRSVTSS
- the rplT gene encoding 50S ribosomal protein L20, yielding MARVKRAVNAHKKRRAILEAAKGYRGQRSRLYRKAKEQVTHSLVYNYNDRKKRKGDFRQLWIQRINAAARQNGMTYNRLIQGLKAANIEVDRKILAELAVNDTNAFAALVEVAQKALPSDVNAPKTAA